The DNA window TGGGGCCAGCACcagctgtggggaggagggctGGCCACATGTGCTGCTGAGTTGCcccagagcaggagctgccagccctgggctcctTGGGGTtctccagctgctctgctgttcTGGTCCCATTTCCTCTGGTCACTTTGGAATCAGCTCCATTCAATGGATTTTGGAGCTAGAGCAGGGATTGTtatcctcctccctctcctgcttGGACCTAATGAGCAGTGGTTAGCAGTAGTTCACCCCAGCCATCCAGAGGTCATTGTGGTGGAACTGGGACATTTACCAGGGCACAACAGCATCACTGGTGTCTTTTGGGACAAAGCAGGTTGTTTCCAGGTGCATGAGCTGGGTATGAAGGCCTTTGGGCAGTACCCTGCTCTCATGGGATGGGGCACTGCGGAAGGGTCCCTCCCTGTACCTCCCTCCCGGGAGCTGCGAGGTCTGCCTGGTCCCAGGAGCTGTGTTTTTGCCCTGGTGAGGGGCTGTTCTGGGCCCGTTTCTGAGTGTCCCTACCACAGGCTGGCTGAGTGGGGAGTGTCCCAACTCTGCCAACTGCCTTGAGTCAGCCCTTCTCTCTCCCACTCACAGAAAATCATTGGTGTCTTCAAACCCAAAAATGAGGAACCCTACGGGCAGCTGAACCCCAAGTGGACCAAGTGGCTGCAGAAGTTGTGCTGCCCATGCTGCTTTGGGAGAGACTGCCTTGTCCTCAACCAGGGCTACCTGTCAGAGGCGGGCGCCAGCCTGGTGGACCAGAAACTGGAACTCAACATTGTTCCCCGCACAAAGGTGAGGGAGCAATTGCTGGGATCTCGTCCTGGGGAGGCTTTTATGTGCTTCTGCCCGGCTCTGCTCGCACCTTGTCTTGTGGCACTGCTGACCTTGGAGCTGTTGTGTTGAGAGCTCTGGACTAGGACTGCTCCTGCTGAGGCCATGGGGATCCTCatgctgggcagagctgtgggaaaTGCAGTGTCTTGGTTTTATCAGCCAGTCTTGTGACAGTTGCCAGGTGCCCCTGCTGACatctgtgtccctgtccccccaggtGGTGTATCTGGCCAGTGAAACCTTTAACTACAGTGCCATCGACAGGGTGAAGTCCCGAGGAAAGAGGCTGGCCCTGGAGAAGGTGCCGAAAGTCGGCCAGCGCTTCAACCGCATTGGTTTGCCACCCAAGGTAGGGCTGCTGGCCTCCGCGCCTGCCTGTTGCCacttctccatcctccccagccccctgtAAGGcagcctttccttgctttaggtGGGCTCCTTCCAGCTCTTCGTGGAAGGCTACAAGGATGCTGACTACTGGCTGCGACGCTTTGAAGCTGAGCCGCTCCCAGAGAACACCAaccggcagctgctgctgcagtttgAGCGGCTGGTGGTGCTCGACTACATCATCAGGAACACAGGTAGGGTCAGCTGCCTGGTGTGGGACACTGACTGCTTGCTTATGTCCTGACAGCTGGAGAGAGTGGGACAGGAGCTTGGCATCTCTTCCCGGCACCCAAAACTGCTCTCAACACCACTTAGTTGCTGCCAGATGGCAGCTGCCTCTGGGTAGAATGCAACTCCTGTGGCTGCCCACTGCTGTGGCCATGCTCTGGCTACCAGCCTGTGTCCCGGGAGATGATGGCTTCTGAATTCCTGCCAGGCTGGCAGTGGTCAGGGTCATACTCTGGGGCTTGCAGGCTGACCATTTTCTTGTGAGCTGGGACTTCTCCAGTCTCCAGGGCTGGTTATGTGGGGGTTGGTGGTGTTTCCCATGCTTGCAGCAAGATCCAGGCCTCTGGGGTAGAGTTTGGACCTTAAACTCATCTGTCTCATTTCTGGGTCTGAGGAGGAGTATCCTTCTGCTGGGTGTGGTGCCGGCAGGCCCTGGCACTGACATGGCTGGTTTTATCTCCCTGCAGATCGGGGCAATGACAACTGGCTCATCAAGTATGACTGTCCCCTGGACAGCGCGGGCGTGCGGGTGAGTGGCTCCATGGGGGGCTCTGCTCCTGCAAGCTGCCTGCCTGGCAGATGGATGGGCTTTTCCCAGCTGGCTTGGGTTCCAAGTGTGTGAAGACCTGATCTTGTCTCCTGGGCTTTTCGTTGCCCTCTGCATTGGTGGTTTGTGGCCTAGTGAGACTTTGTTAGGATGCAGCTGGGCTCTGTTGCGGGGAAACTGGTGTTGCTGGACCTGTGCATCCTTGGGGTGAGGCCTGCAGGGAAcagctttgtccttttcccacCTGAAGCAGACAATGTTTTGCTGCAGGCAAGGGGTGAGAGGCTGCAGTACCTCTATGGTAGCCAGGGCAAAGatcctggctgcagagagttGGAGAGGGACTGTTCCTGTCAGAGGGGCCTCCTTGTGACATGCTCTTCTTCCTTCCAGGACAGCGACTGGGTGGTTGTGAAGGAGCCCATCATCAAGCTGGCTGCTATAGACAACGGTTTGGCCTTTCCCTTGAAACACCCAGACTCCTGGAGAGCATGTGAGTCCCTCAGGCTGTGCCAGGGCACCCTGGTGAGCTATACAACTCCACACTCTGGCATCCTCCTCAAGGGCTGGAGAGGAGAGGGCTAAGGCTGTCCCTCTGCAAACTTTCTGGGTTCATGGGCAGCTCTGCCTCAGCAGAAGCTGTAGGAATGGACCCTGGGTCCCAGACTCAGGTGGTCTGGCACCCAGGGGCATGTGGCACCATTCTTTGACATCCCCATCTCTGATGTCTCCTGCTTTTTCCCACAGATCCATTCTACTGGGCCTGGCTGCCCCAGGCCAAAATCCCCTTTTCACAGGAGATCAAGGACCTGATTCTTCCCAAGATCTCAGACCCCAACTTTGTCAAGGACCTGGAGGAAGATCTGTATGAGCTCTTCAAGGTGAGCTGGGG is part of the Columba livia isolate bColLiv1 breed racing homer chromosome 6, bColLiv1.pat.W.v2, whole genome shotgun sequence genome and encodes:
- the PI4K2A gene encoding phosphatidylinositol 4-kinase type 2-alpha, with the translated sequence MDETSPLVSPERAQAPDYGLPGGAVRALPPAAPPPPPPPSPPGSPGGRDRERQPLLERGARGPAAAQAQAQAQAAAQAQAQAAAAAQRERNDFPEDPEFAEVVRRAELASERGIFPERISQGSSGSYFVKDPQGKIIGVFKPKNEEPYGQLNPKWTKWLQKLCCPCCFGRDCLVLNQGYLSEAGASLVDQKLELNIVPRTKVVYLASETFNYSAIDRVKSRGKRLALEKVPKVGQRFNRIGLPPKVGSFQLFVEGYKDADYWLRRFEAEPLPENTNRQLLLQFERLVVLDYIIRNTDRGNDNWLIKYDCPLDSAGVRDSDWVVVKEPIIKLAAIDNGLAFPLKHPDSWRAYPFYWAWLPQAKIPFSQEIKDLILPKISDPNFVKDLEEDLYELFKKDPGFDRGQFHKQIAVMRGQILNLTQALKDGKSPLHLVQMPPVIVETARSHQRTTSESYTQSFQSRKPFFSWW